In Prunus dulcis chromosome 2, ALMONDv2, whole genome shotgun sequence, a single genomic region encodes these proteins:
- the LOC117617744 gene encoding protein FAR1-RELATED SEQUENCE 5-like isoform X1 gives MEREDDDFGSLHEDSMDVGLQATNRLDLNVEQDSRSPKVVYVNGTQSNPPSIGADSKDSVLEVGTEFESDEHAYKSYNKYARLVGFNVRKDWVNRSKVHGQVVSRKFTCSKEGYRRKDKRDVNVKKHRKETRTGCLAHMIITRQPDGKYRVTQFEEQHNHGNVNSSIAQALPEQHNHDNVNLSIAQALPEQRECTVPEAADADSVKELGSLSKSALDSMNRGFRVRESVDSFALDFENYLQSERTRDMKEGEVGRLLHYFQRQHFENPSFFYAIQVDTDDKVSNILWADDNMVSDYDHFGDVVCLDTVCRADKNCLPFVQFVGVNNHKQVVIFSAALLYDDTVQSYKWLFQTFVESMSGKKPKAILTDQDAAIVEAINSVLPETDHRICTWQMCQNALKHLNHIVKDTESFANDFKSCIYDQKDEDGFVYAWGNMLDNYGLQQNDWLKWMFREREKWAVVYGRNTFFVDRKGSHLVESLFHDLRNYLYSDRDVLDFVKYFERLVDEQRYKEIEANDEMNCCMPRLMGNVILLKHASDVYTPRAFEVFQRGYEKCLNIVVNQCSENGPLFEYKTNIFGKSREHTVTFNSSDDAVICSCKKFDSVGFLCSHALKVLDHMNIKVVPSKYILKRWTKNARLGSARENDVSSIRDNPKLVVASRYKNMCGRIIMLSAKASASEEAFQFAVGQLDEVMEGVEKILTLKPQDAQAFTSSSTANASDSERAVVFPDGNAIEDQDDSVVKGAKEKETAVFDKGQLTNVNGEFSSTKRIQNVDTSLQNTDSCISSPSLYVSPEGTTANPIMQGLYSFEANQVVQCMYQQDNLVLEEHSNPNMYQPLNFFSNQHDSPGHSQLLQEPLINGTYQEPVSSTPELRQWISMSNIHIHLHSCFWIVDKRASDSPFLVLK, from the exons ATGGAAAGGGAGGATGATGATTTTGGTAGTCTTCATGAGGATAGCATGGATGTCGGACTTCAAGCAACAAATAGGTTGGACTTGAATGTAGAGCAGGACTCCCGCAGCCCAAAAGTTGTCTATGTCAACGGCACTCAGTCTAATCCTCCCTCCATAGGTGCAGACAGTAAAGATTCAGTCTTAGAAGTTGGTACAGAGTTTGAGTCTGATGAACATGCCTACAAGTCTTACAATAAATATGCCAGGTTGGTGGGTTTTAATGTTAGGAAAGACTGGGTAAATAGGAGTAAGGTACATGGTCAGGTGGTGTCTAGGAAGTTCACTTGTTCTAAAGAGGGGTATCGGCGGAAGGACAAAAGAGATGTTAATGTAAAGAAACATCGAAAGGAAACAAGAACTGGTTGCTTGGCACATATGATCATCACCCGTCAACCTGATGGTAAATATCGGGTTACACAATTTGAAGAACAACACAATCATGGCAATGTAAATTCAAGTATTGCTCAAGCATTGCCAGAACAACACAATCATGACAATGTAAATCTAAGTATTGCTCAAGCATTGCCAGAACAAAGAGAATGCACTGTTCCTGAAGCTGCTGATGCTGACTCGGTAAAAGAGTTAGGATCATTGTCAAAATCGGCACTGGACTCGATGAATAGAGGGTTTAGGGTAAGGGAATCTGTTGATAGTTTTGCtttagattttgaaaattatcTTCAATCTGAAAGGACTCGAGATATGAAGGAAGGAGAGGTGGGACGTTTGCTGCATTACTTTCAAAGGCAGCACTTTGAAAACCCATCGTTCTTTTACGCAATACAGGTTGATACTGATGATAAAGTGAGTAACATACTTTGGGCTGATGATAATATGGTATCAGATTATGACCATTTTGGGGATGTGGTTTGTCTAGACACGGTTTGCAGAGCAGACAAGAATTGCCTGCCATTTGTACAGTTTGTAGGAGTAAATAATCATAAACAGGTAGTTATCTTTTCTGCTGCACTGTTGTATGATGACACTGTTCAATCTTATAAATGGCTATTTCAAACTTTTGTGGAGTCGATGTCTGGGAAGAAACCAAAGGCCATTCTTACCGATCAAGATGCAGCAATTGTTGAGGCAATCAATTCAGTTTTACCTGAAACAGACCATCGGATATGCACATGGCAAATGTGCCAGAATGCTCTCAAGCACCTTAACCACATAGTAAAAGATACCGAATCTTTTGCCAATGATTTCAAGAGCTGTATATATGACCAAAAAGATGAGGATGGGTTTGTGTATGCTTGGGGGAATATGCTGGATAATTATGGTCTTCAGCAGAATGACTGGTTAAAATGGATGTTTAGGGAACGAGAGAAATGGGCTGTGGTATATGGCAGgaatactttttttgttgacagAAAAGGCTCACATCTGGTTGAAAGTTTGTTTCATGATTTGAGAAATTACCTATACTCTGACCGAGATGTGCTTGATTTTGTTAAGTATTTCGAAAGGTTGGTAGATGAGCAACGTTACAAAGAAATAGAAGCCAATGATGAAATGAACTGCTGCATGCCAAGACTAATGGGGAATGTGATTTTACTAAAGCATGCAAGTGATGTTTACACTCCAAGGGCATTCGAAGTGTTCCAGCGAGGATATGAGAAGTGTTTGAATATTGTTGTTAACCAATGCAGTGAGAATGGGCCATTGTTCGAGTACAAAACCAACATATTTGGTAAAAGTAGAGAACACACTGTTACATTCAACTCTTCTGATGACGCAGTTATTTGCAGCTGCAAGAAATTTGACTCTGTTGGGTTTCTATGTAGCCATGCTCTTAAAGTACTTGATCACATGAATATAAAGGTTGTCCCCTCCAAATATATCTTGAAGAGATGGACAAAAAATGCAAGGTTAGGGAGTGCAAGAGAGAATGATGTGTCCTCCATCAGGGATAACCCTAAGCTTGTTGTGGCAAGCCGTTACAAAAATATGTGCGGCCGAATTATTATGTTATCAGCCAAGGCTTCTGCATCCGAGGAAGCATTTCAATTTGCTGTTGGACAACTTGATGAAGTGATGGAAGGTGTGGAGAAAATCTTGACATTAAAACCTCAGGATGCTCAAGCTTTCACCTCAAGTAGCACCGCAAATGCTTCTGATAGTGAACGTGCAGTGGTTTTTCCAGATGGAAATGCAATTGAAGATCAGGATGACAGTGTAGTAAAAggagcaaaggaaaaagagacgGCTGTTTTTGACAAAGGTCAATTAACAAATGTGAATGGTGAATTCTCTAGTACAAAAAGAATTCAGAATGTAGATACATCCCTACAAAACACTGATTCCTGCATTTCGAGTCCGTCTTTGTATGTTTCACCTGAAGGGACAACAGCAAATCCCATTATGCAG GGTTTATACAGTTTTGAAGCGAATCAGGTGGTTCAGTGTATGTACCAACAAGATAATCTGGTGCTGGAAGAGCATTCCAATCCTAACATGTATCAACCACTCAACTTCTTTTCTAACCAACACGATTCACCTGGCCATTCTCAACTACTACAG GAACCTCTGATCAATGGCACATACCAAGAGCCCGTATCAAGCACCCCTGAATTGAG GCAATGGATCTCGATGTCCAACATCCacattcatcttcattcttGCTTTTGGATCGTGGATAAGAGGGCTTCTGACAGTCCATTTCTTGTGCTCAAGTAA
- the LOC117618821 gene encoding probable methyltransferase PMT16, with protein sequence MASNYDRPYHPTSKPSKPSLFPWKKPNVYTLPVVLFLCICSYFFGLWQHGGTSTPTFKLPCKSSNQIHPATTTSTTLDFSSHHTPNLTASTSSHAVKPKVYPPCDLKFSEYTPCEDAKRSLKFDRDRLIYRERHCPEKNELLKCRVPAPHGYKTVFSWPMSRDLAWYANVPHKELTVEKAVQNWIIYEGDRNRLRFPGGGTMFPNGADAYIDDIGKLINLKGGSIRTAIDTGCGVASWGAYLLSRNILTMSFAPRDTHVSQVQFALERGVPALIGVIASKRLPYPSRAFDMAHCSRCLIPWGQHDGVYLTEVDRVLRPGGYWILSGPPIRWQKYWKGWERTKEDLNAEQTSIEDVAKSLCWKKLVEKDDIAIWQKPTNHLTCQNNRKLGKSRNFCPANDPDKAWYTKLDNCLTPLPEVADNEQVAGGKLAKWPQRLNAIPPRINKGTVKGVTAEVFKQDSELWKKRVSYYKSVNNQLGNPGRYRNLLDMNAYLGGFAAALVDLPVWVMNVVPVDVKANTLGVIYERGLIGTYQNWCEAMSTYPRTYDLIHADSVFTLYEDRCEMDDILLEMDRILRPEGSVIIREDVDMLVKIKSIIDAMEWDSQIVDHEDGPHGREKLLFAVKKYWTAPAAPEDEEASS encoded by the exons ATGGCTTCCAACTACGACCGTCCATACCACCCAACCTCCAAGCCCTCCAagccctctctctttccctggAAAAAACCCAACGTCTACACCTTACCCGTCGTCCTCTTCCTCTGCATCTGCTCCTACTTCTTCGGCCTCTGGCAACACGGCGGCACCTCCACGCCCACCTTCAAACTCCCATGCAAATCCTCCAATCAAATCCACCCCGCCACCACCACATCAACCACACTAGATTTCTCCTCCCACCACACCCCCAACCTCACCGCCTCCACGTCATCGCACGCCGTCAAACCCAAAGTGTACCCTCCCTGCGACTTGAAGTTCAGCGAGTACACGCCGTGCGAGGATGCGAAGAGGTCTTTGAAATTCGATCGTGACAGGCTCATATACAGAGAGAGGCATTGTCCCGAGAAGAACGAGCTGCTCAAATGCCGCGTGCCGGCCCCGCACGGCTACAAGACGGTGTTCTCGTGGCCAATGAGCCGGGATCTGGCGTGGTACGCCAATGTGCCGCACAAGGAGCTGACGGTGGAGAAGGCGGTCCAGAATTGGATCATTTACGAAGGCGACCGGAACCGGCTCAGATTCCCTGGCGGCGGCACCATGTTTCCTAATGGTGCGGACGCGTACATTGACGATATCGGGAAATTGATCAACCTCAAAGGCGGGTCTATTCGGACCGCCATTGATACAGGCTGTGGG GTTGCCAGTTGGGGAGCTTACCTATTATCCCGAAACATCCTCACGATGTCATTCGCGCCAAGAGACACACACGTATCACAAGTCCAGTTTGCTCTGGAGCGAGGTGTACCCGCACTCATCGGAGTCATTGCGTCGAAAAGACTACCTTACCCTTCTAGGGCCTTTGATATGGCCCATTGCTCTCGCTGCCTCATTCCTTGGGGCCAACATG ATGGGGTTTACTTAACTGAGGTTGATAGAGTTCTGCGCCCTGGCGGGTACTGGATTCTGTCAGGCCCACCAATCCGCTGGCAAAAGTACTGGAAGGGCTGGGAAAGAACTAAAGAGGATTTGAATGCCGAGCAGACTTCCATTGAGGATGTAGCCAAGAGCCTTTGCTGGAAAAAGTTGGTGGAGAAGGATGACATTGCAATTTGGCAAAAACCCACCAACCATTTAACTTGCCAAAACAATCGCAAGCTTGGAAAGAGCCGCAACTTCTGCCCTGCTAATGATCCCGATAAGGCCTG GTACACAAAGTTGGATAATTGTTTGACCCCATTGCCAGAAGTTGCAGACAATGAACAAGTTGCAGGTGGGAAATTGGCAAAATGGCCACAGAGACTTAATGCAATCCCACCAAGAATTAATAAGGGAACCGTGAAGGGAGTGACGGCAGAAGTTTTCAAACAAGATTCAGAGCTATGGAAGAAGAGAGTTTCGTATTACAAATCGGTGAACAATCAGCTTGGGAACCCTGGAAGGTACAGAAACCTTTTGGATATGAATGCATACTTGGGTGGATTTGCTGCTGCCCTGGTTGATCTGCCTGTGTGGGTCATGAATGTGGTTCCTGTCGACGTCAAGGCCAACACACTTGGAGTCATCTATGAACGGGGATTGATTGGAACATATCAGAATTG GTGTGAGGCAATGTCTACATATCCAAGAACTTATGACCTCATTCATGCAGATTCAGTGTTTACCCTCTACGAGGATAG ATGCGAAATGGATGACATTTTGCTGGAGATGGACCGAATTCTTAGGCCGGAGGGGAGCGTGATCATTCGAGAGGATGTCGATATGTTGGTGAAGATCAAGAGCATCATTGATGCAATGGAGTGGGATAGTCAAATTGTGGACCATGAAGACGGTCCTCATGGGAGGGAAAAACTGCTATTTGCCGTGAAAAAGTACTGGACAGCTCCTGCTGCACCTGAAGATGAAGAGGCATCTTCCTAG
- the LOC117617744 gene encoding protein FAR1-RELATED SEQUENCE 5-like isoform X2, producing MEREDDDFGSLHEDSMDVGLQATNRLDLNVEQDSRSPKVVYVNGTQSNPPSIGADSKDSVLEVGTEFESDEHAYKSYNKYARLVGFNVRKDWVNRSKVHGQVVSRKFTCSKEGYRRKDKRDVNVKKHRKETRTGCLAHMIITRQPDGKYRVTQFEEQHNHGNVNSSIAQALPEQHNHDNVNLSIAQALPEQRECTVPEAADADSVKELGSLSKSALDSMNRGFRVRESVDSFALDFENYLQSERTRDMKEGEVGRLLHYFQRQHFENPSFFYAIQVDTDDKVSNILWADDNMVSDYDHFGDVVCLDTVCRADKNCLPFVQFVGVNNHKQVVIFSAALLYDDTVQSYKWLFQTFVESMSGKKPKAILTDQDAAIVEAINSVLPETDHRICTWQMCQNALKHLNHIVKDTESFANDFKSCIYDQKDEDGFVYAWGNMLDNYGLQQNDWLKWMFREREKWAVVYGRNTFFVDRKGSHLVESLFHDLRNYLYSDRDVLDFVKYFERLVDEQRYKEIEANDEMNCCMPRLMGNVILLKHASDVYTPRAFEVFQRGYEKCLNIVVNQCSENGPLFEYKTNIFGKSREHTVTFNSSDDAVICSCKKFDSVGFLCSHALKVLDHMNIKVVPSKYILKRWTKNARLGSARENDVSSIRDNPKLVVASRYKNMCGRIIMLSAKASASEEAFQFAVGQLDEVMEGVEKILTLKPQDAQAFTSSSTANASDSERAVVFPDGNAIEDQDDSVVKGAKEKETAVFDKGQLTNVNGEFSSTKRIQNVDTSLQNTDSCISSPSLYVSPEGTTANPIMQGLYSFEANQVVQCMYQQDNLVLEEHSNPNMYQPLNFFSNQHDSPGHSQLLQEPLINGTYQEPVSSTPELRQAMDLDVQHPHSSSFLLLDRG from the exons ATGGAAAGGGAGGATGATGATTTTGGTAGTCTTCATGAGGATAGCATGGATGTCGGACTTCAAGCAACAAATAGGTTGGACTTGAATGTAGAGCAGGACTCCCGCAGCCCAAAAGTTGTCTATGTCAACGGCACTCAGTCTAATCCTCCCTCCATAGGTGCAGACAGTAAAGATTCAGTCTTAGAAGTTGGTACAGAGTTTGAGTCTGATGAACATGCCTACAAGTCTTACAATAAATATGCCAGGTTGGTGGGTTTTAATGTTAGGAAAGACTGGGTAAATAGGAGTAAGGTACATGGTCAGGTGGTGTCTAGGAAGTTCACTTGTTCTAAAGAGGGGTATCGGCGGAAGGACAAAAGAGATGTTAATGTAAAGAAACATCGAAAGGAAACAAGAACTGGTTGCTTGGCACATATGATCATCACCCGTCAACCTGATGGTAAATATCGGGTTACACAATTTGAAGAACAACACAATCATGGCAATGTAAATTCAAGTATTGCTCAAGCATTGCCAGAACAACACAATCATGACAATGTAAATCTAAGTATTGCTCAAGCATTGCCAGAACAAAGAGAATGCACTGTTCCTGAAGCTGCTGATGCTGACTCGGTAAAAGAGTTAGGATCATTGTCAAAATCGGCACTGGACTCGATGAATAGAGGGTTTAGGGTAAGGGAATCTGTTGATAGTTTTGCtttagattttgaaaattatcTTCAATCTGAAAGGACTCGAGATATGAAGGAAGGAGAGGTGGGACGTTTGCTGCATTACTTTCAAAGGCAGCACTTTGAAAACCCATCGTTCTTTTACGCAATACAGGTTGATACTGATGATAAAGTGAGTAACATACTTTGGGCTGATGATAATATGGTATCAGATTATGACCATTTTGGGGATGTGGTTTGTCTAGACACGGTTTGCAGAGCAGACAAGAATTGCCTGCCATTTGTACAGTTTGTAGGAGTAAATAATCATAAACAGGTAGTTATCTTTTCTGCTGCACTGTTGTATGATGACACTGTTCAATCTTATAAATGGCTATTTCAAACTTTTGTGGAGTCGATGTCTGGGAAGAAACCAAAGGCCATTCTTACCGATCAAGATGCAGCAATTGTTGAGGCAATCAATTCAGTTTTACCTGAAACAGACCATCGGATATGCACATGGCAAATGTGCCAGAATGCTCTCAAGCACCTTAACCACATAGTAAAAGATACCGAATCTTTTGCCAATGATTTCAAGAGCTGTATATATGACCAAAAAGATGAGGATGGGTTTGTGTATGCTTGGGGGAATATGCTGGATAATTATGGTCTTCAGCAGAATGACTGGTTAAAATGGATGTTTAGGGAACGAGAGAAATGGGCTGTGGTATATGGCAGgaatactttttttgttgacagAAAAGGCTCACATCTGGTTGAAAGTTTGTTTCATGATTTGAGAAATTACCTATACTCTGACCGAGATGTGCTTGATTTTGTTAAGTATTTCGAAAGGTTGGTAGATGAGCAACGTTACAAAGAAATAGAAGCCAATGATGAAATGAACTGCTGCATGCCAAGACTAATGGGGAATGTGATTTTACTAAAGCATGCAAGTGATGTTTACACTCCAAGGGCATTCGAAGTGTTCCAGCGAGGATATGAGAAGTGTTTGAATATTGTTGTTAACCAATGCAGTGAGAATGGGCCATTGTTCGAGTACAAAACCAACATATTTGGTAAAAGTAGAGAACACACTGTTACATTCAACTCTTCTGATGACGCAGTTATTTGCAGCTGCAAGAAATTTGACTCTGTTGGGTTTCTATGTAGCCATGCTCTTAAAGTACTTGATCACATGAATATAAAGGTTGTCCCCTCCAAATATATCTTGAAGAGATGGACAAAAAATGCAAGGTTAGGGAGTGCAAGAGAGAATGATGTGTCCTCCATCAGGGATAACCCTAAGCTTGTTGTGGCAAGCCGTTACAAAAATATGTGCGGCCGAATTATTATGTTATCAGCCAAGGCTTCTGCATCCGAGGAAGCATTTCAATTTGCTGTTGGACAACTTGATGAAGTGATGGAAGGTGTGGAGAAAATCTTGACATTAAAACCTCAGGATGCTCAAGCTTTCACCTCAAGTAGCACCGCAAATGCTTCTGATAGTGAACGTGCAGTGGTTTTTCCAGATGGAAATGCAATTGAAGATCAGGATGACAGTGTAGTAAAAggagcaaaggaaaaagagacgGCTGTTTTTGACAAAGGTCAATTAACAAATGTGAATGGTGAATTCTCTAGTACAAAAAGAATTCAGAATGTAGATACATCCCTACAAAACACTGATTCCTGCATTTCGAGTCCGTCTTTGTATGTTTCACCTGAAGGGACAACAGCAAATCCCATTATGCAG GGTTTATACAGTTTTGAAGCGAATCAGGTGGTTCAGTGTATGTACCAACAAGATAATCTGGTGCTGGAAGAGCATTCCAATCCTAACATGTATCAACCACTCAACTTCTTTTCTAACCAACACGATTCACCTGGCCATTCTCAACTACTACAG GAACCTCTGATCAATGGCACATACCAAGAGCCCGTATCAAGCACCCCTGAATTGAGGCAG GCAATGGATCTCGATGTCCAACATCCacattcatcttcattcttGCTTTTGGATCGTGGATAA
- the LOC117619349 gene encoding protein 108-like has protein sequence MGAFKSAINSLSCFQAALVLVLLIATAETQMAEAQSSSSCSTELSSLNVCAPFVVPGSTNTNPSSDCCGALQAVHPDCLCNTLRVAARLPTQCNLSPITCDTN, from the exons ATGGGAGCCTTCAAGTCTGCTATCAACTCTTTGAGCTGCTTCCAAGCTGCACTTGTGCTTGTGCTGTTGATTGCCACAGCAGAGACCCAGATGGCTGAGGCacagagcagcagcagctgctCAACTGAGCTCAGCAGCCTCAATGTTTGTGCACCATTTGTGGTGCCTGGCTCAACCAACACCAACCCAAGCTCTGACTGCTGTGGTGCTCTCCAAGCCGTCCATCCTGACTGCCTCTGCAACACTCTCAGGGTCGCCGCTCGCCTTCCCACTCAGTGCAACCTCTCCCCCATCACTTGTG ATACCAACTGA